The Collibacillus ludicampi region GGGCCTTGTGCTTTTCTCTTCCGCCTCAATCCATAGAACCGCATTTTGTTCCTCTCCTGCACCTTTAAAAAATTTGGCCATCGTTGACCACTGGCGATCCACTTCTCTCACTTGGCCCGTAATATCGGTAACCATTCCTATAATTAAATCGTCGGTAGGCAAGTCGTCCAACTGATCTTCCAACTTTTTCATCGTGTTTCGCAAGGTGGTGACTTCGGTTTGAAAGTTCGAGAAAGCGGAAAGAATTCCTTCCCATTCCTCTTTCTCTACAAATTCTCCACGGATGCGGAGAACGAAACGACCCGCGTCTTGATTTGAGGCATGCTGTAACGTAAAGGTATGAATGAGACGAAACAATTCCTCCACATGTGTGCGCACGACCGAAACCTGCTCGCGCATCCGTTCGATCGGGCCGAGCAGGGAAGAAAACATACTTCCTTCTCCTTCAGACAAAATATATTTTTGCAGTTGTACGAGAAGTCCGTTTTTATGATCGCGCGCCAAACGATTCAACGCGCCTGTCAATTGAAAATAATTCGCCTCGTCCCCTAAATGGCGTGTGGCTTCATCTTCCAAATGATGGGCTTCATCGATGACAAGATGCGTAAAACCCGGCAAGACGTTATGTTCCGCTTTGATATCCGTAAAAATAAGCGAATGGTTCGTGATCACCACATCTGACTGTTGCGCTCGTGCCTTCGCTTTATGATAATAACAGTTTTTGAACCAGGGACACTGTTTGTTGATACAGGAATTGGCATCACTCATCACGCGATGCCAATGTTCCGCCTGCTGGCCGTATAACGTGAGTTCCTCCCGATCCCCCGCTTCCGTTTCAATCAACCACGTTAACATGCGAAGGAAGAATTTGCGCTCCTCCCTGTCGTCCATCAAGCCCAAGCTATTGATGCCCGTCGCGACTTTACGCATGCAGACATAATTATTGCGCCCTTTAAAAACGGATATTTCAAAAGGAAAATCAAGAATTTTCTTCAATAAGGGGATATCCCGCTCTTTTAATTGTTCCTGTAGATTGATTGTATGCGTTGCGACGATGACACGCTGGCCACTTGTCTTCGCATAATAGATGGCTGGAACCAGATAGGCGAGCGATTTGCCCGTCCCCGTCCCCGCTTCAATCATCCCGTGTTTTCGTTCCTGAAAGGCACGTGCGACCATGCGAATCATGGATAACTGGGCAGGACGCTCTTCATAATGATCATAAAGACGGGACAGAGGGCCTCCATTCGCAAGTATCTGTACGACTTGATCCTGATTGAATGAATCGGATGTTTCCCCTTCTTTCCTGTCATTCTCCGGGACTTCGACGACTCGATGCATCAATTGTTCAATCACACTGCAATCTTCGGGAACATCCGCGCGCTGAAGCTTTAGCGGATCTTCCATCCACTTAGCAAATAAAGGGTATAACTCCCATCCTGCCGCCTCCATCAGTGCACAGATCTGCTGCAGGACTAAGAGGGGTAACTCCTTCCCCCGATTCATCAACCTCAAAAATATCTCAGCCGTAACTTTTGCATCGGATAATGCTCGGTGAGGCCGCTCATGATGAAGTCCGTGATTTCGGCTCAAAGCCTCTAAGGCGTATGACGTCTCCCGCGGCCATAAAATCTGGGCCAACTCTGCCGTATCTATATACCATCCCGAATAGGGAAGATACCC contains the following coding sequences:
- the dinG gene encoding ATP-dependent DNA helicase DinG, with the protein product MSETYVVLDFETTGFSPKRDQIIEIGAIRIENGIITDTFHTLIQPGCKIPQVISDLTGIRDEDLSEAPGIEDVLPDLLRFLDGAVVVAHNASFDLGFLNHTLEENGYLPYSGWYIDTAELAQILWPRETSYALEALSRNHGLHHERPHRALSDAKVTAEIFLRLMNRGKELPLLVLQQICALMEAAGWELYPLFAKWMEDPLKLQRADVPEDCSVIEQLMHRVVEVPENDRKEGETSDSFNQDQVVQILANGGPLSRLYDHYEERPAQLSMIRMVARAFQERKHGMIEAGTGTGKSLAYLVPAIYYAKTSGQRVIVATHTINLQEQLKERDIPLLKKILDFPFEISVFKGRNNYVCMRKVATGINSLGLMDDREERKFFLRMLTWLIETEAGDREELTLYGQQAEHWHRVMSDANSCINKQCPWFKNCYYHKAKARAQQSDVVITNHSLIFTDIKAEHNVLPGFTHLVIDEAHHLEDEATRHLGDEANYFQLTGALNRLARDHKNGLLVQLQKYILSEGEGSMFSSLLGPIERMREQVSVVRTHVEELFRLIHTFTLQHASNQDAGRFVLRIRGEFVEKEEWEGILSAFSNFQTEVTTLRNTMKKLEDQLDDLPTDDLIIGMVTDITGQVREVDRQWSTMAKFFKGAGEEQNAVLWIEAEEKSTRPVAYLYTAPIHVGPLLHEFLYNKKESVVLTSATLTVNQTFKYVADRLGLTASEENGRLLTLALESPFDYKKQALLCVPSDVMPVRDVPEESFVASLSESITALARISQGRMLVLFTSHRMLRDTYLLVKPKLAEHGIQLYAHGIDSSSRHRLVAEFQRHPRAVLFGANSFWEGVDIPGEDLSCLVIVRLPFWPPNHPVVAARTEALEAAGKNAFMSYSVPQAIVRFKQGFGRLIRSKRDVGAIVVYDRRIIDARYGRHFIRSLPGPWFYQGTEREIWKVIYNWLKKKEVESHEH